ataataaatgataCTCAAGTCGTGGCATCTTGTGGTTCTGTACCAGTGTTTTCTGGTAATAATAAACTAGTCCTAAGTAGTTTATTAAGTgtcatttattaataataaatgataCTCAAGTCGTGGCATCTTGTGGTTCTGTACCAGTGTTTTCTGGTAATAATAAACTAGTCCTAAGTAGTTTATTAAGTATCATTTATTAATAATGATACTCAAGTCGTGGCATCTTGTGGTTCTGTACCAGTGTTTTCTGGTAATAATAAACTAGTCCTCAGTAGTTTATTAAGTATCATTTATTAATAATGATACTCAAGTCTTGGCATCTTGTGGTTCTGTACCAGTGTTTTCTGGTAATAATAAACTAGTCCTAAGTAGTTTATTAAGTgtcatttattaataataaatgataCCTAAGTCTTGGCATCTTGTGGTTCTGTACCAGTGTTTTCTGGTAATAAACTACTTAGGACTAGTTTATTATTAAGtatcatttattaataataaatgataCAATTCTTGGCATCTTGTGGTTCTATACcagtgttttctcaaccttggccagtttaagatgggtggacttcagctcccagaattccccagccagcaaggctggctgggggattctgggagctgaagtccacccatcttaaattggccaaggttgaaaaaccacTGTTCTGTATTAATAGAGCAGATTAACACTACTTGAATCTATATGATCTTTTCCCCCCTAAATCACAGCCTTACATACTGTTGCTCAAAGTGAGGATGCAGTTTGTCAGATTTGGGCTTAGAGCATTGTGGTTTCTAAGCCAGAATTTATAGTTCTTGTTTTTTGTTACGTGTGAACCCGGCCAGTTTTGATGTCTTCACCAAACCAGGTGAAACTGTGAGAATGTGCTACTTCATGATCTGTTTTGTTCGGCTGGGGCAGAGTGGGTTGTGCGAGCCCACCGTTGCAGCCAGTGAACGGTGCTTTGTGGCAGAGAGAGTTACACAGCTGCACGGATTGTGACTTGTCCATTAAGCTGCGGCTGAACAAATCGTAGCTGACGACGATATCCTAAAGCACGGCGCGAGCCAGGCCTCTGTTTAGAATTGTGTACTGAGTTATGCTTCTGGGTGAAAATTAGGAGGAGTCTGTGGCATCTTTTTGGACTAACACATTTTACTAAGGGGCACAAGCTTTCGTGAGCTGTGGGTCGGTTCATCCAGCGCATGGAATGGCTAAGTTGATGTGGGTGAGAATTTTTAACTTTGGGTTAAAAAATGCCctgaaagtgagggagggggTCTCAGGTACGATGGCTGCATTTTCTATGATCTTTGATGGAAAAAACCCACAGTATTATGCTCATTTTAAGCAACTACACCCCCTGCTGTGCATAATAAAGACTGAAGGTGCTACATCTGACCGCAGCGTTTCTCAGTTTCTCACCCGTCCTTCCCtcctgttagccctttgaggtagtccagacaagaagtccAGGAGTcgtagctctatctttattgtcaggctacgttgacagaatcttcctcctctccttttactctccggaaaaccagggagggtcccttctgaaatgcttcccatgccgcttttccttctgagggctcagctgcctcttatctgactgttgtctagtctgcggctcttccttcggtctcccaaggtcattcccacagaccattacacctcCATGTTGCTTGTTCTCTTGATGCACAAGGTTTcgaatcccagccagcatgggaaacaGCTTGGTGCCCCGCCCATTACCATGGGTACCTGCCCTTGAAGTGAGTAACCGCTTGTTGTCTAATTAACCAAAGTTCTGCCAATTTCATGTATCTGTGGTTGCTTTGGCTACATGAGAATGTGCCACGCTGGGCTCATGTAATTACCCCAAGAAAGACACAGATTCTTGCAGGGGTCAGGATACCCCCCAGTTCTATAATGGCTTTTTTAGCTGGTGATGAGCACAACGGATTGTGAATGTTGCTCTGTCAGCTAccaaattctcttgtgtttctcaGACACACTTCATTCTTCCCAGTTTTCCTGTGCGGGaggcctccttcctcctccttttctgcaACTCCTTCAGAGATCCTTGTCTTGAGTAGCCATGGCTCCAACCTTCCATCTACTGCTGCTTAATTAACTTGGCAACGGCAGTCAGTGCCCAAAAACTAAGATCAGCCAAGAGGGCAGAAAAAACTGCCGTGCCCAATCGTGCCAAACCCCATCGAGCGGTTCCTCTCCCTTTTGACACACCTCTTGCAGATGCCTGATCACTGCAAGACCACTTACAGCTCCGGTTGGCCAAAGCCGTTTTGAGAGTGGATTTTAGTTGCCTTGTAGTTTTAGCTGAGAAATACCCTCATACCAAGGCCAGACATGCATTAAGACTGGGGTGTAACCTGAACTCCCTGGGGCTGTGTAAGTTCCCGGAAAGTCTTGGGTGCAGCTGCTGGAGAATATCTTAATAGTGGTGTTCAAATGCTAATTTTTGATACAATCAAAGGAGGATATTCTGTGCTTTTAGTTCAGTCAAATTAGTTTAATTCAGTGAAATGTAGATTTGAAAGGGCAGCCTCAGGCAGGCTGCTCAAATCCTTTAACCCGCAGAAGGTTTTGCATCTTGAATTAAAGGATCTGAATTAAATTAAAGTTGGGAGAACCACTCCCATTGAGAAGAGCGGGCAAGATTGACCAGGTCTAATTCTGAATAAGATAGCCTCCTGTGTCCTTTGAAATTCTGATCAGCTCTCCCTTTTAAACCCAATTTGCATGCAGCTTTTGAGACTGGCCTCTCCAGGCATCCAGATGAGATAGACAAAAAACCCAACCCAATCCATCTAGATTTTTAATTGCACCCACCCCAGCAGCCCAGTTTCTTACGCTGACGCTTTCTTTAACTCTCCTTCTGCAGTCTTCTGTGTACAACATCTCTCTTTTAACcctgatcagataaaccaactttatattccttccttttgtttttaacaatcttgatctttagtcccttcaaataatgtccaacgcttgatttcttttcccttttgctgtttattacccccaattttttttaagtccttaacttgtatttaaaacgtctttcactaaggattgaaggaaactcatccggtgttttcagatttgttgatccaaaggttcctaatagttgaaaaCCAGTTAACAAGCAATGTCCggaagtgattagaaaaagaaggatgcaaacttagtgtcctttcaaaggcaccaactgtggtttgagcaagatggttattctcTCATCTCCCAAACCTCTAACCCCCCCACAGAAATTGCTGTCTTggggtctcctcatgaggagcaactgtctggagtacttgtgggCGATCCCAAGTTCTCCCCTTGTtcagaaaggaatttaaaaagaGCTGGTCAACTTGCCAGCTCTTTATTACACCACAGTCATCTTCAGTTTGctgtttcttccccagaagtcccactTTTGGCCCCTCTGTTCCTGCTTTGCTAGTCAGCAAGGGCTGCTAGaaagtttgtttttctctttctttgctttgaATTGGTGTCCTCTTTAAAGATGGTCCTTTGTAAACAAAGATGCCAAAAGAGCTGGGGAGTGACTCAAGCACCCTCCTACTTCTGATTTAGTTTCTTAAATTGCTTTCAATTTTGTCCTTCCTCTGAGGGATGTGGAAAAGCTCACACAAAAGAATTCAGACCCTGATTGCTCTTGTTCAGTACAGGACACGGAATCGTGGATTTAggatacaggaaagcagattttgaGTGGATATTAAGAAAAtctaataaaggcgggataaaaataaataaacaaaataaatgcagTTTGGCAGTGGAATCTGAGAGATGGGTGACCGTTGCCAAGTTTCATGTAAGTGGCAGAAGAGTTGCTAACTGGGGTTGCAGAAGTGGTAATGGACAAGATGCTTGAATACCTTCCTTATGAGAAAAGACTAGGACTTGAGGGTTCTTTAGCTTGGGAAAAAGCTGATGGACAGGGGACAAAATCAACATGTGCAAAATTGTCTCAAAATGTGGTCTTGGGACCCCTGGGGTTCCCAAGACCCTTTcggggtccacaaagtcaaataaatgaatattttaaaatttctctgttttaatttctaatactaataataaattctaatttaatttttcttatttatgttttattgtaaaccgcccagagtcccttttgggagaaggGCGGcgataaatttttatttttttatataaataatacagtaaatattgatagatctaacccacataaaccaaagctctttggggtcctcagtcaTTTTTAAGGATGTAGAGGGGTCCTGAAACCAAAAGGTTTGAGAACCCCTGGCCTAGggaaagaagaaacagagaaCATTTGCTCCCTCTCTCCAAATAATAGGACCATTCCGTGAAGTTAATTGGAAGGAGAGAACTGAAAGAAGGAGGCTTTTTTCATACAGTAGATAATGAACCCACGGAATCAATTCCCCGAAGATGTGTGGTGGCCACTCAGTTGGGTGACTTTCAAAGAAGAGTGGGTGAATTCATGGAGGACCGGTCTGTCAAGTGTTACGCTCCAGCTTGGAGCCAGTGTGCTGCCAAAAACCAGTTACAGGGGAACATTAACAGGAGAGGAGAAGGTCTCCATAAGTCCACCAAGAGCCTTCTAGAAGCTTCTGGTAGGTCACTATGAGGAACAacatgctggactaagatgggcctttGAGAAGGTCTTTGTCACCATCTCAAGTCATCTACTGGTTGGGCTAGCTAGAAGGGATGAGAACATTGCAAGTTCTTCCTGGGAGTTGATCCATTCCAAGAATGGTCAGGTTTGGCCAGGATTGGTCTAGATGATCCCTGTGGCTCTTCCAGCTGCATGCTTCTGTGATTCCATGCTAGTTTTTTAAATAGTTAAAGCTGGTCCCATTCTCCAGTTGTCACATCCATCAGGGTTTCCAGGTTTCCATAATCCCCGTAGACACCAGTAGGCCTCCGGATGCCTCCCTTGATATCTGCCCCACCTGCATttgattgttgtttttttccagaaccTTTAATTAAACACAATTAAGCCAAACAGGAAACCAGCCAGCTGCACACAAAGCATCCGCCCTCGcctttcaattttatttccaagGAAGCCTGAGTCCCTTATAAGGCATtcttggagaagaaaaaaacagcgGGTGACTCAGTCCAGCATGTCGTTGGAAAGGTCCATGGCGGAGCGGttcagatctgatgggacagaaAGAAGGACGGGGCATATTCTGGTCCTGTCTTCTTCTTTCTGAGTAGACGCTGAAGTGGACAAATCCAGCACGGCAATCATTTTGTAAGGATCTTACTCAGCGTAGCAGATACATTTGCAGAGACCTGTTGCCTGCCTGTCGCTTTGGTTAGAAGTGGGCCTTCCGCTTAACACGCCAATCCTCCCTCAGACCCTTTGAATGCCAAATAGCACTTCCTTCTGTTGGCCACATCTCTTTACCGCTTTCCCTCTTTTTCAGGTGAGCCATGATTCCCGTCACGGAACTGCGTTACTTTGCCGATACCCAGCCGGCGTATCGCATCCTGAAGCCCTGGTGGGACGTCTTTACAGATTACATCTCCATTGTGATGTTAATGATTGCAGTATTTGGCGGGACACTACAAGTCACCCAGGACAAAATGATTTGTCTGCCTTGCAAATGGGTTACCAAAGATGCTTGCAACGACTCTTTCCGCGAATGGACGGCCGCAAACCTGGACTCAAATTACCATAATGCTTCTCTGGGGTCACCCCTGGACCCTGGGCCTACGGGAATCAAATACGATCTTGACCGGCATCAGTACAACTACGTGGATGCTGTGTGTTATGAAAATCGCCTTCACTGGTTTGCCAAATATTTCCCTTACCTAGTCCTGCTGCACACACTCATCTTCTTGGCTTGTAGCAACTTCTGGTTCAAGTTTCCAAGGACCAGCTCCAAGCTGGAGCATTTTGTCTCCATTCTGTTAAAATGCTTCGACTCCCCTTGGACCACAAGGGCTCTCTCCGAGACGGTGGTGGAAGAAAGCGATCCTAAGCCAGCCTTTGGGAAGATGAACGGCTCCATGGATAAGAAATCTTCCAACGTCAGTGAGGATGTGGAAGCCACCGCCCCAATGCTGCAGAGGACCAAGTCTCGGATCGAGCAAGGCATCGTGGACCGAACGGAGAACGGCGTCTTGGACAAGAAGGAAGGAGAACAAGCCAAAGCACTGTTTGAGAAGGTCAAGAAGTTCCGCACGCACGTGGAAGAAGGGGACATTGTCTACCGCCTCTACATGAGGCAAACCATCATCAAGGTGATCAAGTTCATCCTCATCATTTCCTACACTGTCTACTATGTCAACAACATCACCTTTGACATTGATTGCAAAGTGGACATTGAGAGCCTGACTGGCTATCGCATGTATCGTTGTGCTCACCCCCTGGCGACCCTCTTCAAGATCCTGGCTTCCTTCTACATCAGCCTGGTGATCCTCTACGGCCTGATCTGCATGTACACACTCTGGTGGATGCTCCGTCGGTCCCTCAAGAAGTATTCCTTCGAGTCCATCCGGGAGGAGAGCAGCTACAGCGACATCCCCGATGTGAAAAATGACTTCGCCTTCATGCTGCATCTTATCGACCAGTACGACCCCCTCTATTCGAAGCGTTTCGCTGTCTTCCTCTCAGAAGTGAGCGAAAACAAGCTCAGGCAGTTGAACCTCAACAACGAGTGGACTTTGGAGAAACTGCGGCAGAGGATCACCAAGAACTCCCAGGATAAGTTGGAGCTGCACCTCTTCATGCTTAGTGGCATTCCAGATACGGTCTTTGACCTCATCGAGCTGGAGGTGTTAAAACTGGAGCTCATCCCTGATGTCACCATACCCCCCAGCATCGCTCAGCTCACCAGCCTCAAGGAACTATGGCTGTACCACACCGCGGCCAAAATAGAGGCCCCCGCCCTTGCCTTCTTACGGGAAAACCTGAAATCCTTACACATCAAATTCACAGACATTAAGGAGATCCCACTGTGGATTTACAGCTTGAAGACCCTGGAAGAGCTCCATCTGACGGGGAACTTGAGTGCCGAAAACAATCGGTACATTGTGATCGACGGTCTGCGAGAGTTGAAGAGGCTCAAAGTGTTGAGGCTAAAGAGCAATTTGACCAAGCTGCCCCAGGTGGTGACAGACGTTGGCGTCCATCTCCAGAAACTGTCCATCAACAATGAAGGGACCAAGCTCATGGTCCTGAATAGCCTGAAGAAGATGGTCAACCTGACAGAGTTGGAACTCATCCGCTGCGACCTGGAGCGCATCCCTCACTCTATCTTCAGCCTCCACAACCTCCAGGAGATTGACCTCAAAGACAACAACCTCAAGACCATTGAAGAGATCATCAGCTTTCAGCACCTACATCGCCTCACTTGCCTTAAACTGTGGTACAACCAAATTGCCTACATCCCAGTGCAGATTGGCAACCTGACCAACCTGGAGCGCCTTTACCTTAACCGCAACAAGATTGAGAAGATCCCCACCCAGCTTTTCTTTTGCCGGAAACTTCGGTATCTGGATCTCAGCCACAATCTTTTGACTTGCATACCAGCGGAAATCGGAGCGTTGCAGAATCTGCAGAACCTCGCTGTTACAGCCAATAGGGTaagggaagaaggggaggggCCTTTTGTAATAAAATCCCACTTGGATTTTGCAGTTAAGAGCCAAAtcattgtcagcccttcgaggcagACAAG
Above is a window of Candoia aspera isolate rCanAsp1 chromosome 16, rCanAsp1.hap2, whole genome shotgun sequence DNA encoding:
- the LRRC8A gene encoding volume-regulated anion channel subunit LRRC8A, which gives rise to MIPVTELRYFADTQPAYRILKPWWDVFTDYISIVMLMIAVFGGTLQVTQDKMICLPCKWVTKDACNDSFREWTAANLDSNYHNASLGSPLDPGPTGIKYDLDRHQYNYVDAVCYENRLHWFAKYFPYLVLLHTLIFLACSNFWFKFPRTSSKLEHFVSILLKCFDSPWTTRALSETVVEESDPKPAFGKMNGSMDKKSSNVSEDVEATAPMLQRTKSRIEQGIVDRTENGVLDKKEGEQAKALFEKVKKFRTHVEEGDIVYRLYMRQTIIKVIKFILIISYTVYYVNNITFDIDCKVDIESLTGYRMYRCAHPLATLFKILASFYISLVILYGLICMYTLWWMLRRSLKKYSFESIREESSYSDIPDVKNDFAFMLHLIDQYDPLYSKRFAVFLSEVSENKLRQLNLNNEWTLEKLRQRITKNSQDKLELHLFMLSGIPDTVFDLIELEVLKLELIPDVTIPPSIAQLTSLKELWLYHTAAKIEAPALAFLRENLKSLHIKFTDIKEIPLWIYSLKTLEELHLTGNLSAENNRYIVIDGLRELKRLKVLRLKSNLTKLPQVVTDVGVHLQKLSINNEGTKLMVLNSLKKMVNLTELELIRCDLERIPHSIFSLHNLQEIDLKDNNLKTIEEIISFQHLHRLTCLKLWYNQIAYIPVQIGNLTNLERLYLNRNKIEKIPTQLFFCRKLRYLDLSHNLLTCIPAEIGALQNLQNLAVTANRIEALPAELFQCRKLRTLHLGNNVLQSLPSRVGELTNLSQIELRGNRLECLPVELGDCPLLKRSGLVVEEDLFNTLPLEVKERLWRADKEQA